The following are from one region of the Arachis duranensis cultivar V14167 chromosome 10, aradu.V14167.gnm2.J7QH, whole genome shotgun sequence genome:
- the LOC107468963 gene encoding uncharacterized protein LOC107468963: MARNFDDMFNEVLYGKRRRQDNTLIDHWIGECLFKDSEEEDTDRSSIPTPRTWINRDREAGQDRLFQDYFADEPVYNADIFRRRFRMRRHVFLRIVDALSNVYPYFQQRVDANGIATDAAYDYVHIGESTTIECLKKFVEGVISVFEDEYLRKSYLNDVQRLLQMAEGRGFRGMLGSTDYMHWQWKNCPKAWKTDGIYPEWVTFVKSISKPQGEKCKLFAQYQEGQRKDVERAFGVLQARFVIIRGPARFWKKKKFANIMKACIILHNMIVDDERDTYVENFAQDL, translated from the exons ATGGCTAGAAATTTTGATGATATGTTTAATGAGGTTTTGTATGGCAAAAGAAGACGGCAAGATAATACACTCATAGATCATTGGATTGGTGAGTGTTTATTCAAagattcagaagaagaagataccGATAGAAGCTCTATCCCAACTCCTCGTACATGGATCAACAGAGATCGAGAAGCAGGACAAGATCGCCTTTTTCAAGATTACTTTGCAGATGAACCGGTGTATAATGCTGACATTTTTCGACGGAGATTTCGAATGAGAAGACATGTGTTCCTTCGGATAGTAGACGCTCTCTCAAACGTCTATCCGTATTTCCAACAGAGGGTTGatgcaa ATGGCATAGCAACTGATGCTGCTTATGATTATGTGCATATAGGCGAGAGCACTACAATTGAATGCTtgaaaaaatttgttgaaggtgTCATTTCGGTGTTCGAGGATGAATACTTGCGAAAATCATATCTAAATGATGTACAACGCCTGCTACAAATGGCGGAGGGTCGTGGCTTTCGTGGCATGTTGGGTAGCACTGACTACATGCATTGGCAATGGAAAAATTGTCCAAAGGCGTGGAAAA CAGATGGTATTTATCCTGAATGGGTCACATTTGTCAAATCAATCTCAAAGCCACAAGGGGAGAAATGCAAGTTATTTGCACAATATCAAGAAGGGCAAAGAAAAGATGTGGAACGAGCATTTGGAGTGTTGCAAGCACGCTTTGTAATTATACGTGGTCCAGCTCGCttttggaaaaagaagaagtttgcCAACATAATGAAAGCTTGTATTATATTGCATAATATGATTGTTGATGATGAAAGAGACACTTATGTAGAAAATTTTGCTCAAGACTTATAG
- the LOC107469007 gene encoding uncharacterized protein LOC107469007, protein MGFIMEFARHLVLKMMEDPEERDKKFREHVYAVKDRCAKTKEMWSLPMRPYGFWTFERHNSQLAWDAQISQVEGRRDPYDDALQQFSGK, encoded by the exons ATGGGATTCATAATGGAATTCGCGAGGCACCTGGTACTAAAGATGATGGAGGATCCAGAGGAAAGGGATAAGAAGTTCAGGGAGCATGTCTATGCTGTGAAGGACAGGTGCGCCAAGACCAAGGAGATGTGGAGTCTCCCAATGAGGCCTTATGGCTTTTGGACCTTCGAGCGCCACAACTCTCAGCTTGCTTGGGATGCCCAGATCAGCCAGGTCGAAGGCCGCCGCGACCCCTATGACGATGCCCTCCAACAATTCTCAG GGAAATGA